The nucleotide window TACTCATAATTATCAAAGGAGTAAATATGGGTTGCATCACTATTCAGGATGTAGTTGCCAAAATTTGGCCCATTTGCTATAACCCATTTTACTTTAACGAAATATTCTTTCTGGGTATTAACTTGATAATCAAAATTAAAAATGTATGGATCTCCACTAAACCACGGTTCTCTTTGATCTGAGTTTTGAGTAGGAGCAGTGCATAGTTGGTCCAGTTGATAACTTAGCAACGCGTCTGGCGGGTATTTACTATATAACTTTCCACCTAATTGAGATGATGTATTTCCTGTCCTTTCAAAGGCAAGTAATTTTACTTCCTGCTAGTAGAGAACCAATAATCGTTTTTTTTCCATCAACTCAACTCTTAATACCATCCAGGGTGGAAGATTACCGACCAAAAATGTTGCTTGGTCTATTGCTTGTTTCGCGTTAAAAATTCCAAATGGCCAAGACCAAACTAGAGTTGGTATTCCTATTAACCCAACATTTTGATTATTATTAAAGCCATCAATTAATATATTTGCACTTATTTTACCTGAATTTTGATACATAGTTACTGAAGCCTGTGTGCCATCATCATCAACAAGAAAATTTGAAAAATGAATCGTTTCTAGAATGCCAAGTTTATTATTAGTATCAACTGATTTAAGAGGTAAATTTTCAAGAATATTTTCATCAGGCACATAATAAGAGGCTTTCAGATCAGATGTGCTTTGTACGTTTTTCTAAGGAATACCAATCGTAACTGGCTTATTAAATGTTAAGCCATCAGGTTCAAATCTAATGATAATTGAAGTTGTATCAGATAGATATTGGATACTAGATGGAGCTAAAGAAATTGTGATGTTAGTGTTTGAAGATAAAGCACCCTCGGGAATATCAACATAAGCCCCCTTAATTGGAGAGTTTGCATCAGTAATAATTATCAAGGCACCAGTCGTTCCAACTATTCCGGAACCTTCGTAGGTTGGTCTTTCAGCGGGTGGCGTAACAGGATTTTCATCATCCTTTTTACAACTTTGTATAAATAGAAGAGTAAGTATAAAAAGAATTGATACGAAACTTGTAAATAACTTTTTCATAAATCTCCTTAATTATGATCATTGATAATTTATGAATAAATATTAGGAAGTGAAAGCTATTTGGAAAAATACTTTTTTTTTGCTTGAGTAAATTTGAAATTGAGACTGTCTTACAACTTTTATTCGGCTGTAATGAAGTATCGTTTGTAAAAAAGGGGTTCTAACAAACCTCGGAGGTTTAATGTAGAAATTAACACACTGCACAATGTCACCCTGAGCTTGTCGAAGGGTTTTTTTTGTGATTTTTGCCAGCCTGTAAGCTGCTTGGATACGTTTTCAATATATCCATTTACAAAGACTAATTGCTTTACGCTTATTTGATGAAGATCTTTTAATAAACGTACATATAAGCGTATTACTTCTATGTGTTTTCTTGCTTTAGTTAAGTGCATTGTTTTATCCTGGCTGCAGTTTGCACGGTAAACATTTGTAACAGCGTTAATAGCTTTCTTTTTTATACTCTCCCCTATTTTGTACTTGTATTCTTTACTAAAGTTTTTTACAAAGCCAAATAATACTAAAACCAAATTGTAAGTTGCTTTGTATATTGGGAACTCTTCTGTTAAGGCCATATTGTATTGCTCAAACTTTAAACTCTTTCAAACCTCCGAGGTTTGAGAGAAGACAACTAGCCTAATCCTTCACGCAACGAACACTAGAACCGTGAACTTTGGAATCGTAAGCCAGACTAGCAGAACTAATATCATAGTATAAGTACAGGCCATAAGCCTTAGTAGCATTGAACTCCGTAGAACTCCATAAGCCAGTGATGTACCCTAAATTGTCGAAGAAACCAAGGCTGAACCGGTAGCCCGCCAACAGCGCGGAAAAACCGCTAGTGTTTGTTCCAGCACCGTCACCTGTTCCTTGTCCAATTTCTTTCAGTGCATTTCCATTAAAATATCCGCCTACTTCAGTCATTAACTTTTGAAAGTCTGCTACTGTTGGAAAATGCCAACGTGGGGGACAAATCCCTTTAGTACCTTCAGTTGTTACATATTGCATCGCTTCATCCCATTGGTATAAACCACCGTAAGTAAAACAATT belongs to Ignavibacteriales bacterium and includes:
- a CDS encoding four helix bundle protein is translated as MALTEEFPIYKATYNLVLVLFGFVKNFSKEYKYKIGESIKKKAINAVTNVYRANCSQDKTMHLTKARKHIEVIRLYVRLLKDLHQISVKQLVFVNGYIENVSKQLTGWQKSQKKPFDKLRVTLCSVLISTLNLRGLLEPLFYKRYFITAE